The Gemmatimonadota bacterium genome has a window encoding:
- a CDS encoding CoA transferase produces the protein MIRALTDCLVVELTTQLPGPYCAMLLADLGAEVIKVEPPCGDPLRGFPPAFASVNRGKRNIVIDLKKDAGRAVMSRLIGRADVVLEGFRPGVAERLGVDYPAAKRLNPAIVYCAISGFGQEGPYRDRTGHDINYLAIGGLLGRVDPPAVPPVLISDLSSGQYAALAVSAALLGRAATGEGSFIDLSMTDCVLSWMALDIAAAAQDPEAARGQFLGNIPHYGIFETSDGRCISIGIVHEDHFWVRLCDVMGLDGWRSWPTKKRLERATEIREKLRAVFATASCREWDRRLREADVPCAPIYHLDELPDDPYIQYRNPFYHLVASDRSESRQVRAPYRTDSPESEAPLPPPVKGEHTRSVLSDSGYDDDEIDRLIQLGAVHAFRIGE, from the coding sequence ATGATACGCGCGCTGACCGACTGCCTGGTGGTGGAGTTGACCACGCAACTGCCGGGTCCCTACTGCGCCATGCTGCTGGCCGATCTCGGCGCCGAAGTGATCAAGGTGGAACCGCCCTGCGGGGATCCCCTCCGCGGTTTCCCCCCGGCGTTCGCCAGCGTCAACCGCGGCAAGCGGAACATCGTGATCGACCTCAAAAAGGACGCGGGCAGGGCGGTAATGAGCCGCCTGATCGGCCGGGCGGACGTCGTATTGGAAGGATTCCGGCCGGGTGTGGCCGAACGGCTCGGCGTGGACTACCCCGCGGCGAAACGTCTGAACCCCGCCATCGTGTACTGCGCTATCTCGGGATTCGGACAGGAAGGTCCCTACCGGGACCGTACCGGCCACGACATCAACTACCTCGCGATTGGCGGCCTGCTCGGACGCGTCGATCCGCCCGCGGTCCCTCCCGTATTGATATCGGACCTGTCCTCCGGTCAGTACGCCGCGCTGGCCGTTTCCGCCGCCCTCTTGGGGCGCGCGGCCACCGGGGAGGGGAGTTTCATCGATCTGTCCATGACCGACTGCGTCCTGTCCTGGATGGCGCTCGACATCGCCGCCGCTGCGCAGGACCCGGAAGCAGCCCGGGGGCAGTTCCTCGGGAACATCCCCCATTACGGTATCTTCGAGACCTCGGACGGCCGGTGCATCAGCATCGGGATCGTCCACGAGGACCATTTCTGGGTCCGTCTCTGCGACGTCATGGGACTGGACGGCTGGCGGAGCTGGCCTACGAAGAAACGGCTGGAACGGGCGACCGAAATCAGGGAGAAACTCCGTGCCGTTTTCGCCACGGCATCCTGCCGGGAATGGGACCGGAGACTACGCGAAGCCGACGTGCCCTGCGCACCCATTTACCATCTTGACGAGTTACCGGACGACCCTTATATACAGTATCGAAACCCGTTTTACCATCTCGTCGCTTCCGACCGTTCTGAAAGCCGTCAGGTCAGGGCGCCGTACCGTACGGATTCGCCGGAGTCCGAAGCCCCGCTTCCGCCTCCAGTCAAAGGCGAACATACGCGATCGGTATTATCGGATTCAGGATACGACGATGACGAGATCGACCGACTGATACAACTTGGCGCAGTTCACGCATTCCGAATCGGGGAGTAG
- a CDS encoding AMP-binding protein produces the protein MTASISNFALDIVDRHAREPGRIALRWQYAGGVTTDVTFLDMKIRSEKVAYVLHQHGVRPGQRVFILLPPSTAWWESVLGCMRAGAVAVLGQDASTSQVLKDQINQSRSTLVIASDAVAEVIGLIMGDCGRITHWLSVGWEREGWVDFDRRVSLAPSGFTAVETQGTDPCIVVYDQGSSAIETTHCHGDDGYDLEQLDAWRDGLAIALHETSEKP, from the coding sequence ATGACCGCATCCATTTCCAATTTCGCCCTGGACATCGTGGACCGGCATGCGCGGGAGCCGGGCCGGATCGCCCTGCGATGGCAATACGCAGGCGGCGTCACGACGGACGTGACCTTTCTGGACATGAAGATACGCTCCGAGAAGGTCGCCTACGTGCTGCACCAACATGGCGTGCGCCCGGGACAGCGGGTGTTCATCCTGCTGCCGCCCTCCACGGCCTGGTGGGAGTCCGTACTCGGCTGCATGCGCGCGGGCGCCGTGGCCGTACTGGGCCAGGACGCGTCCACGTCACAGGTGCTGAAGGACCAGATCAACCAGTCCCGGTCCACGCTGGTGATCGCGTCCGACGCCGTTGCGGAGGTGATCGGCCTGATCATGGGCGACTGCGGCCGGATCACCCACTGGCTTTCCGTGGGCTGGGAGCGTGAGGGGTGGGTGGATTTCGACCGCCGCGTCTCCCTCGCTCCGTCCGGTTTTACGGCGGTGGAAACGCAAGGGACCGATCCGTGCATCGTCGTGTACGACCAGGGATCGTCGGCCATCGAAACCACGCACTGTCACGGCGATGATGGATATGACCTGGAGCAGCTCGACGCGTGGCGCGACGGGTTGGCCATCGCATTGCACGAAACCTCAGAGAAACCATGA
- a CDS encoding SDR family oxidoreductase codes for MILKDRTAIVTGGGQGIGRAICGIFAEEGAAVVVVDINESAAEETARQLNLEGYAGRSARAVRADISVAAEISALVDGVVEEYGRVDILVNNAGLALFRSVEACTEKEWDRVMAVNLKGPFLLSKALLPTMIAQQSGAVINLASVAGKTGGVVSGAPYSVSKAGIECLTKSLARELAPHGVRVNAIAPGIIDTALTAHHDPAFVDAIPLGGSKGDPRDVAEAALFLASDRSRHITGEILDVNGGLLMD; via the coding sequence ATGATCCTGAAGGACCGTACGGCCATCGTAACCGGTGGCGGGCAGGGCATCGGCCGGGCGATATGCGGTATCTTCGCCGAAGAAGGCGCCGCCGTCGTGGTCGTGGACATCAACGAATCCGCCGCCGAGGAGACTGCCCGGCAGCTGAACCTGGAAGGTTATGCCGGACGGTCTGCGCGGGCCGTCCGGGCCGACATCTCGGTCGCGGCGGAGATAAGCGCCCTGGTCGACGGGGTCGTCGAGGAGTATGGCCGCGTGGACATTCTCGTGAACAACGCGGGACTGGCCCTGTTCAGGTCGGTGGAAGCGTGCACGGAGAAAGAATGGGACCGGGTGATGGCGGTCAACCTTAAGGGACCGTTCCTGCTGTCAAAGGCCCTGCTGCCCACCATGATCGCCCAGCAATCCGGCGCTGTGATCAACCTGGCCTCGGTTGCGGGAAAGACCGGCGGCGTGGTGTCCGGCGCGCCCTATTCGGTCTCCAAGGCCGGAATCGAGTGCCTGACCAAGTCGCTGGCCCGCGAACTGGCGCCGCACGGGGTCCGGGTCAACGCCATCGCGCCCGGGATTATAGATACCGCCCTGACCGCCCATCACGATCCGGCGTTCGTCGACGCGATCCCCCTGGGCGGCAGCAAAGGGGATCCGCGAGACGTGGCCGAGGCGGCGCTTTTCCTGGCATCAGACAGGTCGCGGCATATCACCGGCGAGATCCTGGACGTCAACGGCGGCCTGTTGATGGACTGA
- a CDS encoding nucleoside hydrolase produces the protein MPVRVILDTDTGVDDALAILLAMRSPELRVEAITGVCGNTSLENCVRNIHLTLSVLDARETPVVAPGEDRPLVRELAFAGDIHGEDGLGGVSRQVDADGRRVYPDPDQPPGTEHAVDLITDLADRYPGELILIAVGPLTNVARAVMKDPDRMRGLRAIIIMGGAFETGGNVSPVAEFNIHADPHAAQIVCDSGIPLVFVPLDVTRQAFLDAGTIDRFAAEAGARAVFVRDCTSRYVAFHRQNRGVNGCFLHDPLAVAVAVREDLVTTVPARVDVETAGDLTTGMTVADLRSDRWDEPNARVCTAVDVQAFTTLFEERVLA, from the coding sequence ATGCCCGTACGCGTAATCCTGGACACCGATACGGGGGTCGACGACGCCCTGGCCATCCTGCTGGCCATGCGGTCGCCCGAGCTTCGCGTCGAGGCCATCACGGGAGTGTGCGGAAACACGTCTCTCGAAAACTGCGTACGCAACATTCACCTTACACTGAGCGTACTCGATGCCCGTGAAACACCGGTCGTGGCCCCGGGCGAGGACCGGCCGCTGGTCCGCGAATTGGCCTTCGCCGGGGATATACACGGCGAGGACGGACTGGGCGGCGTGTCCCGACAGGTGGACGCGGACGGGCGCCGCGTATACCCTGATCCCGACCAGCCGCCGGGTACCGAGCACGCAGTCGATCTGATCACGGACCTCGCCGACCGGTACCCGGGTGAGCTTATCCTGATCGCCGTGGGGCCGCTCACCAACGTCGCGCGGGCCGTCATGAAGGATCCGGACCGCATGCGCGGGCTGCGGGCAATCATCATCATGGGCGGCGCCTTCGAGACCGGCGGAAACGTATCCCCAGTGGCGGAATTCAACATCCACGCCGATCCCCATGCCGCGCAAATCGTCTGCGATTCCGGGATCCCCCTGGTCTTCGTACCCCTGGACGTGACCCGGCAGGCGTTCCTGGATGCGGGAACGATCGACCGTTTCGCCGCTGAGGCGGGCGCCAGGGCCGTCTTCGTTCGCGACTGCACGTCCCGTTACGTGGCCTTTCACCGGCAGAACAGGGGCGTCAACGGCTGCTTTCTCCACGATCCCCTCGCCGTGGCTGTCGCCGTCCGGGAAGACCTCGTCACGACGGTGCCGGCCAGGGTGGACGTGGAAACCGCCGGCGATCTCACCACGGGGATGACCGTGGCCGATCTCCGTTCCGACCGGTGGGACGAACCCAACGCGAGGGTCTGCACCGCGGTGGACGTCCAGGCATTCACCACGCTGTTCGAGGAAAGGGTGCTCGCATGA
- a CDS encoding peptidase M14 yields MYRIFATLVLVMAAACPAIAQEYDVSELQTRAEFSDYDETTRYAEVMSYLRAAVLASDRLHLTEFGYTTEGRTLPLLVYGDVWDASAAEIARTGKTRVFVQANIHAGEVCGKEALLMLIRELASGAYADWADSLVLMMAPIYNADGNERISLYNRPRQHGPVGGMGQRPNAQGFDLNRDHMKLDSPEARSLVWLMNEYDPHVLIDLHTTNGTVHGYHLTYSPPLNPNTDGRIIELLRGRWLPEVRTTVRENYGWEFYYYGNVPRAGSAREPGWYTFDHRPRFNNNYVGLRNRIAILSEAYAYASFEDRIMATLAFVKENVHFAHRNASSIRAILETVDLESVVGLDLAVRSAFARSGEPVEILLGEVDEMRNPYTGEVMYLRKEVLKPTSMYEYGTFSATETERAPRTYFVPPSLSIVIERLGAHGIWYEELSGPRDLALERFRIDASQAADRPFQGRHERTLSGVYEPVVQTLEPGTLVVPVDQKLGRLVYYLLEPRSDDGLVAWALMDDVLEGAEHYPILREPADR; encoded by the coding sequence ATGTACCGAATCTTCGCCACCCTCGTCCTGGTCATGGCGGCCGCTTGCCCCGCCATCGCCCAGGAATATGACGTATCCGAGCTCCAGACGCGCGCCGAGTTCTCCGATTACGACGAGACGACCCGGTACGCGGAGGTCATGTCCTACCTCCGGGCCGCCGTGCTCGCGTCCGACCGGCTTCATCTGACCGAATTCGGCTATACGACGGAAGGCCGGACCCTGCCCCTGCTCGTATACGGCGACGTCTGGGACGCATCCGCGGCGGAAATCGCCCGGACCGGCAAAACGAGGGTGTTCGTCCAGGCGAACATCCACGCCGGAGAGGTGTGCGGCAAGGAAGCCCTGCTCATGCTGATCCGGGAACTGGCCTCCGGAGCGTATGCGGACTGGGCCGATTCCCTGGTGCTGATGATGGCGCCGATCTACAACGCCGACGGCAACGAGCGGATCAGCCTGTACAACCGTCCACGCCAGCATGGTCCCGTGGGGGGCATGGGGCAGCGGCCGAACGCCCAGGGTTTCGACCTGAACCGCGATCACATGAAGCTGGACTCCCCCGAGGCGCGGTCCCTGGTCTGGCTCATGAACGAATACGATCCCCACGTGCTGATCGATCTCCACACCACGAACGGTACCGTCCACGGCTACCACCTTACCTACTCGCCTCCACTCAACCCCAATACCGACGGCCGGATTATCGAACTGCTGCGGGGACGGTGGCTGCCCGAGGTGCGAACCACCGTCCGGGAGAACTACGGATGGGAGTTCTACTACTACGGCAACGTGCCCCGGGCCGGGTCGGCCCGTGAGCCGGGATGGTACACCTTCGATCACCGGCCCCGGTTCAACAACAACTACGTGGGGCTCCGGAACCGTATCGCCATACTGAGTGAAGCCTATGCCTACGCGTCCTTCGAAGATCGCATCATGGCCACCCTGGCCTTCGTGAAGGAGAACGTCCACTTCGCCCACCGGAACGCGTCTTCGATACGCGCGATCCTGGAGACCGTGGACCTGGAATCGGTCGTGGGCCTGGACCTGGCCGTCCGTTCCGCATTCGCCCGGTCCGGTGAACCGGTGGAAATCCTGCTGGGTGAAGTCGACGAGATGCGCAACCCCTACACGGGCGAGGTCATGTATCTCCGGAAGGAAGTCCTGAAGCCGACTTCGATGTACGAGTACGGGACATTCTCCGCGACGGAGACGGAGCGCGCGCCCCGGACATATTTCGTACCCCCCTCCCTCTCCATCGTTATCGAACGGCTTGGCGCCCACGGCATCTGGTACGAGGAACTCTCCGGTCCGCGCGATTTGGCGCTGGAGCGGTTCAGGATAGACGCTTCGCAGGCCGCCGATCGGCCCTTCCAGGGTAGACACGAGCGGACCCTGTCGGGCGTCTACGAACCCGTGGTCCAAACGCTGGAACCCGGCACGCTGGTCGTACCGGTGGATCAGAAGCTGGGCAGGCTGGTATACTACCTGCTGGAACCCCGGTCCGACGACGGCCTGGTCGCGTGGGCACTGATGGACGATGTGCTCGAAGGCGCGGAGCACTACCCCATCCTGCGCGAACCGGCCGATCGATAG
- a CDS encoding VOC family protein, protein MPVGSKNQLVPGCGTHHVAVQTRDWNASLRLYQEVLGMQPVAEFGPAERRIMLLDAGDGSHIELFQPTNDTPLPGGPSPNDPVTHIALATTDARTAIEHVRSHGYEVTIEPKDVNLGGLEVTVAFFKGPCGEVIEFFQEH, encoded by the coding sequence ATGCCGGTAGGCAGCAAAAACCAGTTGGTTCCCGGATGCGGCACGCATCACGTGGCCGTTCAGACGAGGGACTGGAACGCATCGCTGCGGCTGTACCAGGAGGTCCTGGGCATGCAGCCCGTGGCGGAATTCGGCCCCGCCGAACGGAGGATCATGCTCCTCGACGCCGGGGACGGCAGTCACATCGAACTGTTCCAGCCCACGAACGATACCCCTTTGCCGGGCGGCCCCTCGCCCAATGACCCGGTCACCCATATCGCGCTGGCCACGACGGACGCGCGGACCGCGATCGAACACGTCCGGTCCCATGGATACGAGGTGACGATCGAACCGAAGGACGTCAATCTGGGTGGACTGGAAGTGACCGTCGCTTTCTTCAAAGGCCCGTGCGGCGAGGTGATCGAGTTCTTCCAGGAACATTGA
- the argG gene encoding argininosuccinate synthase codes for MDLSRLKGRTVGAAVSGGLDSCTVTRWLADHDVDVVCVTADLGQPDEERIDYVAERMMRCGAKDAVIVDAKDELAQAGIEVIQCQAAYEGNYWNTTGIARHITVRTLLPELKKRGIDILSHGATGRGNDQVRFQLVANMIDPSVEVYAPWRDQAFLDDFPGRKEMIDFCEDRELPIQASHEKPYSTDANILGLTHEAGRLESLETPAGFITPGMGVHPREAPDAPERFAVRFEHGVPVRINGDPVTSLSAIETANRIGGRNGIGIGIHTVENRFVGIKSRGVYESPAMTLLGQCYEFLLQLILDRRARRSFDQASVVIAEQIYQGYWYDPATQALRASVDVFNRVATGTIQVELYKGGVSFVSAEDVPNSLYSETTASMEGVGDFDHKDSEGFLGVLGVSARALKSSGQTSRTQ; via the coding sequence ATGGACCTGAGTAGGTTGAAGGGCAGGACCGTCGGCGCCGCGGTATCAGGCGGACTGGACAGTTGTACCGTCACCCGGTGGCTGGCGGATCACGACGTGGACGTGGTCTGCGTGACCGCCGATCTGGGCCAGCCGGATGAAGAACGCATCGACTACGTCGCCGAACGTATGATGCGGTGCGGCGCGAAAGACGCCGTAATCGTAGACGCGAAGGATGAACTGGCGCAGGCCGGGATCGAGGTCATCCAGTGCCAGGCCGCCTACGAGGGGAACTACTGGAACACGACCGGCATAGCCCGTCACATTACGGTGCGGACCCTGCTGCCCGAGCTCAAGAAGCGCGGCATCGACATCCTCTCCCACGGCGCGACAGGCCGCGGGAACGACCAGGTCAGGTTCCAGCTCGTGGCCAACATGATCGACCCTTCGGTAGAGGTCTACGCCCCGTGGAGAGACCAGGCTTTCCTGGACGATTTTCCCGGACGCAAAGAAATGATCGACTTCTGCGAAGACCGCGAGTTGCCGATACAGGCTTCCCACGAGAAACCCTATTCCACGGACGCGAACATCCTCGGGCTGACCCACGAGGCCGGCCGCCTCGAGTCGCTCGAAACCCCGGCCGGTTTCATCACGCCCGGCATGGGCGTCCATCCCCGGGAAGCGCCCGATGCGCCCGAACGGTTTGCCGTCCGCTTCGAACACGGTGTACCGGTCCGGATAAACGGAGATCCGGTGACGTCGCTGTCGGCCATCGAGACGGCCAACCGGATCGGCGGCAGAAACGGCATCGGAATCGGGATCCACACGGTGGAAAACCGCTTCGTGGGCATCAAGAGCCGGGGCGTCTACGAGTCGCCGGCCATGACGCTCCTCGGTCAATGCTACGAGTTCCTGCTGCAGCTCATTCTCGACCGCCGCGCCCGGCGTTCCTTCGACCAGGCCTCGGTAGTCATCGCGGAGCAGATCTACCAGGGCTACTGGTACGATCCCGCCACCCAGGCGTTGCGAGCATCCGTCGACGTGTTCAACCGGGTCGCGACGGGGACCATCCAGGTCGAATTGTACAAGGGCGGCGTGTCCTTCGTTTCGGCCGAGGACGTCCCCAACTCGCTCTATTCCGAAACGACGGCTTCCATGGAGGGCGTGGGCGACTTCGACCACAAGGATTCCGAGGGATTCCTGGGCGTGCTGGGGGTCAGCGCACGGGCACTCAAATCATCCGGTCAGACTAGCCGTACACAGTAG
- a CDS encoding 2-oxoglutarate dehydrogenase E1 component, translating into MDLLREFHGPNAGYVIALYEQYLEDPESVDAETRALFSRHAADLDGDSTASTDGTSSAASPASTDGSASPAGIDQIVFIANLAQNVREYGHLGAHLDPLADPRYFPYSVFATEDDAALGDPLTELELEAQGVTEVTMRQLPSSLIGGPVGQQCDNASEALKKLKRVYSSTTGYDYMHIEVPGEREWLQEAAETGRFRPSEDDESALAILDRLTEVEVFEQFLHRTFPGKTRFSIEGLDTMILVLDGVIGEAAENNTCNILIGMAHRGRLNVLAHILHKSYEHILAEFRDPVQRVNKTGNDTGWTGDVKYHSGAQRRYQDRQGKEVDLHIHLAPNPSHLEAVNPVLEGMARAAGTIVNLPGDVRPLPERNLPILIHGDAAFSGQGVVAETFTLYRVPGFRTGGTIHLITNNQLGYTTPSEQSRSTLYASDIARGFEIPIIHVNADDPAACLEAARIAYAYRVKFRKDFLIDLIGYRRHGHNEGDDPSLTHPSLYRRIDAHPTVRKLWADRLVAEGRLEAGKPEELVAGRMGAMQTMLDELKPEEVLEEPYYKPPRSGTAKRTRSSVSMRRLKNLNKALWTFPDGFNLHPRLKRVIERRRRTLDDVDASKIDWAHAETLAFATIIEDGVPVRLTGQDVERGTFSQRHNVLHDYETDRAWTPLRRLPQANASFETRNTPLTEYAALGFEYGYSIQAPERFVLWEAQYGDFVDGAQIIIDEFLVSGRAKWGQTSSLTILLPHGFEGQGPDHSSGLMERFLSFGADFNIRIANCTTAAQYFHLLRRQSRLLESDPLPLIIMTPKSLLRHPDVASSARELAEGKWMPIIEDERAEEHPEKIRRLVFCSGKVYVDLMNDELWESATHAAVVRIEQLYPVAEDQVARIIGQFPRLEEVVWLQEEPENMGAWDYIRKVLETVLNGRCPIYCVSRPPSAVPSEGSTAIHNQNQKSLVKMAFDMGASGNIEMH; encoded by the coding sequence TTGGATCTCTTGCGCGAGTTCCATGGCCCAAACGCCGGATACGTGATCGCGTTATACGAGCAATACCTCGAAGATCCCGAATCTGTCGACGCGGAAACCCGCGCGCTGTTCTCCCGCCATGCAGCTGACCTCGACGGAGATTCAACTGCCAGCACCGACGGCACCTCAAGCGCCGCCAGCCCCGCCAGCACCGACGGCAGCGCCAGTCCGGCCGGTATCGACCAGATCGTCTTCATCGCCAATCTCGCCCAGAACGTCCGCGAGTATGGACATCTCGGCGCCCACCTGGACCCCCTGGCCGATCCCAGGTACTTTCCCTATTCCGTCTTCGCGACCGAGGACGACGCCGCACTGGGCGACCCACTGACCGAGCTGGAACTGGAGGCGCAGGGCGTGACCGAAGTGACCATGCGGCAACTGCCCTCCTCCCTGATCGGCGGTCCGGTGGGCCAGCAGTGCGACAACGCCTCCGAGGCCCTCAAGAAACTCAAGCGCGTCTATTCCTCTACCACCGGTTACGACTACATGCACATCGAGGTGCCTGGAGAGCGGGAATGGCTGCAGGAGGCTGCGGAAACCGGGCGGTTCAGACCCTCGGAAGATGACGAGAGCGCACTGGCCATCCTTGACCGTCTCACCGAGGTGGAGGTTTTCGAGCAGTTCCTGCACCGGACTTTCCCCGGCAAGACCCGGTTCTCTATCGAAGGCCTGGACACCATGATCCTCGTCCTGGACGGGGTGATCGGCGAGGCCGCGGAGAACAACACCTGCAACATCCTCATCGGCATGGCCCACCGGGGCCGGCTCAACGTGCTGGCCCACATCCTGCACAAATCTTACGAACACATCCTGGCCGAATTCCGGGACCCGGTGCAGCGGGTCAACAAGACCGGCAACGACACGGGCTGGACCGGCGACGTGAAGTACCACAGCGGCGCCCAGCGCAGATACCAGGACCGGCAGGGCAAGGAAGTGGACCTGCATATCCACCTCGCACCGAACCCCAGCCACCTGGAAGCGGTCAATCCGGTGCTCGAGGGCATGGCCCGCGCCGCGGGGACGATCGTCAACCTGCCGGGGGACGTCCGGCCCCTGCCCGAGCGGAACCTGCCCATCCTGATCCATGGCGACGCGGCGTTTTCGGGACAGGGCGTCGTCGCGGAGACCTTTACGCTCTACCGCGTCCCGGGTTTCAGGACGGGCGGCACGATCCACCTCATCACCAACAACCAGCTCGGATACACCACCCCGTCGGAACAGTCCCGCAGCACGCTGTACGCCAGCGACATCGCGCGGGGATTCGAAATCCCTATCATCCATGTGAACGCCGACGACCCGGCAGCCTGTCTGGAGGCCGCCCGCATCGCCTACGCCTACCGCGTCAAGTTCCGCAAGGACTTCCTGATCGACCTGATCGGGTATCGCCGGCACGGCCACAACGAGGGAGACGATCCTTCGCTCACCCATCCCAGTCTCTACCGGCGGATCGACGCCCATCCGACGGTAAGGAAGCTGTGGGCCGATCGGCTCGTGGCGGAGGGCCGGCTCGAAGCGGGTAAGCCGGAGGAATTGGTCGCCGGCCGCATGGGGGCCATGCAGACGATGCTGGATGAATTGAAACCGGAAGAAGTGCTCGAGGAACCCTATTACAAACCGCCCAGATCCGGCACCGCGAAGCGCACACGCTCTTCCGTCTCCATGCGGCGTCTGAAGAACCTGAACAAGGCGCTGTGGACGTTCCCGGATGGTTTCAACCTGCATCCCAGGCTCAAGCGGGTGATCGAACGCCGGCGGCGGACACTGGACGACGTGGACGCCAGTAAAATCGACTGGGCCCATGCCGAGACCCTGGCCTTCGCCACCATCATCGAGGACGGCGTGCCGGTCCGCTTAACGGGCCAGGACGTGGAGCGAGGTACCTTCAGCCAGCGGCACAACGTGCTGCACGACTACGAGACCGACCGGGCCTGGACGCCGCTGCGGCGGCTGCCCCAGGCGAACGCCTCCTTCGAGACGCGGAACACGCCGCTGACCGAATACGCCGCGCTGGGGTTCGAATACGGGTACAGCATCCAGGCGCCGGAGCGGTTCGTACTCTGGGAAGCCCAGTACGGCGACTTCGTGGACGGCGCCCAGATCATCATCGACGAATTCCTCGTTTCCGGCCGGGCCAAGTGGGGGCAGACCTCGTCCCTGACCATCCTGCTGCCGCATGGATTTGAAGGGCAGGGGCCGGATCACTCCAGCGGGCTTATGGAGCGATTCCTGTCCTTCGGCGCCGATTTCAACATCCGCATCGCCAACTGCACCACGGCGGCCCAGTACTTCCATCTGCTGAGGCGGCAGTCAAGGCTCCTCGAATCCGACCCGCTGCCCCTCATCATCATGACACCCAAGAGCCTGTTGCGTCATCCCGACGTGGCTTCTTCCGCCCGCGAACTGGCCGAAGGGAAATGGATGCCGATTATCGAAGACGAGCGTGCGGAGGAACATCCGGAGAAGATCAGGAGACTGGTGTTCTGCAGCGGCAAGGTGTACGTCGACCTGATGAACGACGAGCTGTGGGAAAGCGCAACTCATGCCGCGGTCGTTCGCATCGAACAACTCTACCCGGTGGCGGAGGACCAGGTGGCCAGGATCATCGGGCAGTTCCCCCGGCTGGAGGAAGTCGTCTGGCTCCAGGAAGAACCGGAAAACATGGGCGCATGGGACTACATCCGCAAGGTCCTGGAGACGGTCCTGAACGGCCGGTGCCCGATCTACTGCGTATCCCGCCCTCCGAGTGCGGTGCCCTCGGAGGGTTCGACGGCCATTCACAACCAAAACCAGAAAAGTCTCGTTAAAATGGCCTTTGACATGGGCGCGTCGGGAAATATCGAGATGCATTGA